The window GACCTGGTGCTGGCGGACCTGGCCCTGGGCGGTGGGGCGATCCTGCCGGACCCGCGCGACACCCTCTACGTGTTCGACGAAGGCCATCACCTGCCAGACAAGGCCATCGGCCACTTCGCCCACTTCACCCGCCTGCGCGCCACCGCCGACTGGCTGGCCCAGGTGGACAAGAACCTCACCAAGCTGTTGGCGCAGAACCCGCTGCCGGGCGACCTCGGCCGCCTGATCGAGCAGGTGCCGGAGCTGGCCCGCGAACTGCGGACGCACCAGCAGTTCATGTTCACCGCCTGCGAGGAGATCGGCGATTTCCGCGCCGGCGAGGACATGGAAGGCCGCGAGCGGCCGCGCCATCGCTTCGAGGGTGGGGTGATCCCCGAGCACATCCGCGAGATGGGCATCGAACTGAAGAAGGGCTTCTCCAAGCTCACCGACCTTTTCACCCGCCTCACCGAATTGCTCAAGGAGGCAATGGACGGGGAGGGCAGCATTGGCATCGCCAGCTACCAGGCCGAAGAGTGGTACCCGCTGTTCGGCAGCCTGCTGTCCCGCGCCCAGGGCAACTGGGAGCTGTGGACCGCCTTCACCTGCGAGGACCCGGAAGACAGCCCGCCCATGGCGCGCTGGCTGACCCTGGCCGAGAGCGGCACCTTCTATGACATCGAGGCCAACGCCAGCCCGATCCTTGCCGCCGAGACCTTGCGCCGCAACCTGTGGAACGTCGCCTACGGCGTGCTGGTGACTTCGGCGACCCTGACCGCGCTGGGCACCTTCGACCGCTACCGCATGCGCGCCGGCCTGCCGCGCTCGGCGGTCACCGCGGTGGTGCCGAGCCCGTTCCACCACGCTGATGCCGGCGTGCTGCGGGTACCCGACCTCAAGGCCGACCCGCGCGACGCTGCCGCCCATACCGCCGCGATCATCCGCGAGTTGCCGGCGATGGTCGAAGGCTCGCGCGGGTCGCTGATCCTTTTCGCCTCGCGCAAGCAGATGCAGGAAGTCTTCGACGGTCTCGAGCGTGACTGGCGCAAGCGCGTGCTGATCCAGGGCAACCTGTCCAAGCAGGAGACCCTGAACAAACACCGATCCCGCGTCGACGACGGCGAGCCGAGCGTACTGTTCGGCTTGGCCAGCTTCGCCGAGGGCGTGGATTTGCCGGGCGCCTACTGTGAACACGTGGTGATCGCCAGATTCCCTTCGCCGTGCCGGACGACCCAGTGGAAGCGGCGTTGTCGGAATGGATCGAGGCGCGTGGCGGTAATCCCTTCATGGAAATCGCCGTGCCCGACGCTTCGCTGCGCCTGGTCCAGGCCTGCGGCCGCCTGCTGCGTACCGAGCAGGATCGCGGCACCATCACGCTGCTCGACCGCCGCGTGGTGACGCAACGCTACGGCAAGGCCATCCTTAATGCGCTGCCCCCGTTCCGCCGCGAAATCGCCTGAGTCGTGTGCGGGAGCGTAATCCCGCACTTGCTGTCAAACGAGCGCCCGCCGTCCGGCGGGCGAGTTTCAAGGACAAGTAAAGATGACCTCGATGCGTTGGCACCTGCCACTGCTGCTCAGTCTGGCGATTGCCAGTGCCCCGGCCTGGGCGGCCGGCGGCAATGAAACCCTGTTCAACTTCGTAAAACCCATGGCCGTGGTCACGGTCACCACGCAGAACGCCGACCTGCCCAGCGCCACGGCTGAAGCCACGCCCGAGGGCGAGATCCTGCGCCGGGTGAATTTCAACCCGGCGCCACAGCCGACCCTGAGCCTGGCGCCGTCCAGCGGCAGCTGGGACTGGTCCCAGGCCGACAGCGTGAGCCTGCGCATCCAGAACGCGATGGGCTGGGCCATCACCCTGGAAGTGGCGATCGAAGGTGTCGCCGGCGCACCGGGTCTGCACGCCAGCATCGCGCTGCCGCCCGGCCCCGCGCAGACCCTGCTGATCCCGCTGCGGGCCACCGCGCCGGAAGACTTCGGCATGCGCGCCGGTGTGCCCATGCCCGTCACCCAGGACGGCCAGCGCCTGCTGCTGGCCAGCAAGGTGACCGGTGAACTGAACCGCAGCCAGGTCGGCGCCGTAAAGCTGTACCTGAATTCGCCCAAGGCGGCACAGGACATCCTGCTGGGCCGCTTCGGCACCAACGCCGACGGTGACCAGTGGCGCAAGGCCTATACCGGCATCGTCGATGGCTTCGGCCAGGCCAGCCGTGGCGACTGGCCGGAGAAGGTGAAAAGCGTCGAACAGCTCGCCAGCGCCTGGAAGGCCGAAGGCGAGCAACTGAAGAAGCAGCAGCCGGCGGCGGGACGCGATGCCTTTGGCGGCCTGCTGGACGGCCCGGCCTTCGAAGGCACCGGGTTCTTCCGCACCGAGAAGCGCAACGGCCGCTGGTGGCTGGTCACGCCCGAGGGGCATTCCTTCTGGTCCCTGGGCGTCAACGCGGTGAATGCCGACAGCAGCCAGACCTACGTCGAAGGCCGCGAATACATGTTCGCCAGCCTGCCCAAGGAGGGCGACCCGCTGGCGGCCTTCTACGGCCAGAGCGATGACCGCAACGGTGTCGGCGCCCAGCAGGGGCGCGCCTTCGGCAATGGCCGCTGGTATGACTTCTATGCCGCCAACCGCTTCCGCGCCGACGGTGGCCTGACCGGCGATGCCGCAGCCGCCGCCTGGCGCGAACGCACCTTGCAGCGCCTCGGCGCCTGGGGCTTCAACTCCCTGGGCGACTGGAGCGATCCGGCCTTCGCGGAGGAGCCGCGCCTGCCGTACAGCGTGCCGCTGTCGATCAGCGGAGACTACGCCACCGTCAGCACCGGCTACGACTGGTGGGGCGCCATGCCCGACCCCTTCGACCCGCGTTTCGCCATGGCCGCCGAGCGCGCCATCGCCATCGCCGCCCGCGACCATCGCGAGGACGCCTGGCTGCTCGGCTACTACGCCGACAACGAACTGGCCTGGGCCGGACGCGGCGACGATGAGCAGTCGCACTACGCGCTGGCCTTCGGCGCGCTGAAGCTGTCCACCGACAGCCCGGCCAAGCGCGCCTTCATCAAGCAGCTGAAGGACAAGTACAAGGATCACGAGGCGCTTGCCGAAGCCTGGGGCGTTCCCATCGCCGCCTGGGAGGACCTCGACGCGCCCGGCTACCAGGCGCCGCAGCCGAGCGCCGCGCACCTGGCCATCGCCCAGGACTACAGCGCCTTCCTGCGCCTGTATGCCGACCAGTACTTCAAGACCCTCAAGGACGCGCTGAAGTGGCACGCGCCGAACCACCTGCTGCTCGGCCCGCGCTTCGCCGTCAGCACACCGGAGGCGCTGGCGTCCTGCGCGCAGTACTGCGACTTGCTCAGCTTCAACCTCTATGTGCCGCTGCCGCACCAGGGGTACGACGCCGCCTACCTGAACAGCCTGGACAAGCCGGTGCTGATCACCGAGTTCCACTTCGGCTCCCGTGATCGCGGGCCGTTCTGGGGCGGGGTGGCTGAGGTGTACAACGAGCAGCAACGCGGCGAAGCCTACCAGCGCTTCCTCGCCGAGGCGGTGAAGGCCCCGAACGTGGTCGGCGCGCACTGGTTCCAGTACCTCGACCAGCCGGTGACCGGCCGCCTGCTCGACGGCGAGAATGGCCACATCGGCCTGGTCGGCATCACCGATCTGCCCTTCACCGGCTTCGTCGACGCCGTGCGCAAGGCCAACCAGCAGGCGCTCAAGGCCATCGACGAGCAGGCCCGCGCGGCGGCGAAGGCCGCGCCGGAACCCAAGCCCACACCGGTGAACGACAGCGGCGCCGACGAGGAGCAGGCCGACAGCCAATGACTCGGCATTCGTAAGGCCAATACCCGCCTTTAGCGGGGTTCACAGGGGCGGAGGGCACTGGAAGAATGGTGCCTCCGCCCCTTCGTTTTCGTCCCGCCCACTGGAGATTCCGATGACCCTGCACGGCCATTGCGACCACCGCTTCACCCCTGTTGCCGATGCCTTCAGCGCCCTGTTCGAAGACCCTCAGGAGCGCGGTGCGGCGCTGTGCATCCAGGTTGGCGGCGAGACGCTGGTCGATCTGTGGGCCGGCAGCGCGGGCAAGGAGCCTGGCCAGGACTGGCAGGCCGATACCCTGCTCAACCTGTTCTCCTGCACCAAGACCTTTGCGGCCGTTGCCGCCTTGCAACTGGTGGGGGAGGGCAAGCTGGAACTCGACGCCCCGGTGGCGCGCTACTGGCCGGAGTTTGCCCAGGCTGGCAAGCAGGCCATCACCGTGCGCCAACTGCTCTGCCACCGTGCCGGCCTGCCGGCGATCCGCGAGCAACTGGCGCCGGAAGCGCTCTACGACTGGTCGACCATGACCGCCGCGCTGGCGGCCGAAACACCCTGGTGGACGCCGGGCGCCGAGCACGGCTACGCCCCGATCACCTACGGCTGGCTGGTGGGGGAGGTGATCCGCCGCGTCGATGGTCGCGAGCCGGGAACCGCCATCGTCGCGCGCACGGCCGAACCGCTCGGTCTCGATTTCCATATCGGCCTGGATGACGCCGAATTCCACCGAGTGGCGCACATCGCCCGTGGCAAGGGCAACCTGGGCGATGCCGCCGCCCAGCGCCTGCTCAAGACCATGATGACCGAGCCGACGGCGCTCTCCACTCGCGCCTTCACCAATCCGCCGTCGGTGCTGACCAGCACCAACAAGCCCGAGTGGCGACGCATGCAGCAGCCGGCGGCGAATGGCCATGGCAACGCGCGCTCGCTGGCCGGTTTCTACAGCGGACTGCTGCAGGGCAAGCTGCTGGACGAGACGCTGCTGGCTGAGCTCACCCGCGAACACGCGGAGGGTGAAGATCGAACCTTGTTGACTTGCACTCGCTTCGGCCTGGGCACCATGCTTGACCAGCCGGACGTGGCCAACGCCACCTACGGCCTGGGTGCACGCGCCTTCGGTCATCCGGGGGCCGGCGGCTCCATCGGATTCGCCGACCCCGAGCGCGAACTGGCCTTTGGCTTCGTCACCAACACCCTCGGCCCCTATGTGCTGATGGATCCGCGCGCACAGCGCCTGGCGCGCATCGTCGGCGAATGCCTGTAGCGACGGACGGGAGGAACCTTCCTCCCGTTGCGCCTTCGAAGGGTCGTCCGCAAACGTGACGGTCATCTCATTAGCGTGGACATGCACCGCTCGTCAGTTGGAGCTTAAAATCTCGTTCCAACTGAGTAAGTTATGATCAACTCCTAAGCTGATGGTTGAAGTCAGGGCGCCACTTTTTGCCTGTCGCGCCCAGGCCTCGCTTCGTGTCCCGACTGATGGTACCGCCCCATGAAAGTGCTGAAGATCTCCATGCTCGCCCTCTGCATCGGCCTCTCGGCTTGCAGTCAGTTCCAGTCCAAGGACAAGGACAGCACCGCCGCCGCGCCCACTGCAGGTAGCAGCCATTACTGGTGGCCTTTCGGCGCCGAGAGCGAGGCGACTGCCGTAGCTCCGGCGGTAGAGAAAAAGCCCGTCGAGGCGCCGAAGGTTGCCGCCGTTGGCAACAAGCAGCAGCCCGGCGGCCACTGGTGGTGGCCGTTCGGCGCTGAGGCTGGCCAGACCGCTGGCGACACCGGCGCGAAGGTGCAGGACCAGCAGGTCAGCAAGGAATGGCTGGACCAGCATGAGCAGGCTCTGCGTACCGCCGTGGCTGGCAGCAAGTTCACCGTCGAGCGGCGCGAGAATGCGTTGGTGCTGATCGCACCGGTGGACAGCTCGTTCAACCCCAAGCGTCCTGAGCTGCTGCTGCCGATCACCCTCGGCCCGCTGGGCAACGTGGCGAAGATGCTGCAGAACGACCCGGAAAGCGGCGTGCTGGTACTGGGCCACAGCGACAGCTCGGGCGACAAGGCGCTCAACGACAAGGTCAGCCTGCAGCGCGCCCAAGCGGTGTCATCGATCTTCCGCCTGAGCGGCCTGGGCGCCGACCGCCTGCGCCTGAAGGGCGTCGGTTCCAGCCTGCCGCGTGCCGATAACGGCAGCGCCGAGGGGCGCGCGCAGAATCGTCGTGTCGAGGTGCTGCTGACCCAGCGCACCAGCCTGCTGGCGTTGGCGCAGAAGAACTGATCCCTACCGCGCGAAAGCGGCATTCCGGGCGGAATGTCGCTTGTCGTGGATCAAGCGCGAAGGCGCAACTCTGGATAAGCTTAGGGCCTTCGTTCTGAAGGAGACTTCCGATGGCTCAGACCCTGGCCGATATGCGCCGCGAATACACCCGTGACGGACTGAATGAATCCCAGGCTCCTGATGAGCCTTTCAGTCTCTTCCACCAGTGGTTCGAGGAGGCCGTGAAGACCGAGCAACTGCCGGTCGAACCCAATGCGATGATGCTCGCCACCGTGGATGCCCAGGGCCAGCCACATTGCCGGGTGCTCCTGCTCAAGGGCCTGGATGAGCGCGGCTTCACCTTCTTCAGCAACTATGAAAGCGCCAAGGGGCAGCAACTGGGTGAGAACCCGCGTGCGGCCATGACCTTCTTCTGGCCGGCCCTGGAGCGCCAGGTGCGCATCGAGGGACAGGTCGAGAAGGTGTCCAACGAAGAGTCCGCTGCCTATTACCGGGTGCGCCCGCTGGGTAGTCGCCTTGGCGCCTGGGCTTCGCCGCAGAGCCGGGTGATCGATGGGCGCGGCGAGCTGGAGCAGTTGCTTGCGGAAACCGAAAGGCGCTTCGCCGATTCCGCGCCGACCTGCCCGGAGTTCTGGGGTGGCTACCGTCTGCTGCCGAGCCGTATCGAGTTCTGGCAGGGGCGGCCGAGTCGCCTGCACGACCGCCTCAACTTCCGCGTCGAGAACGGTGCCTGGGTACGTGAGCGCCTCGCTCCCTGACTTGCCACGCTTGACCGTTACGACGATGCGTTTTTCGTAGGAGCGAGCTTGCTCGCGAAGCAGCTCGCTGTGGGGCTGTTCGCGAGCAAGCTCGCTCCTACAGGCCAGTCGTCTTTCGTGCGGTGTAGGATGCCTTCATCCTTCCGCACAACGGTCCCGCCCCCATGAAAGTCGTCATCGCTCCGGACTCCTTCAAGGAAAGTCTTTCCGCCCCCGAGGTCGCGCAGGCCATCGCCCGTGGCTGGCAGCGTGCACGTCCAACCGACGAGGTGCTGCTGCGACCGATGGCGGATGGCGGGGAGGGCACGGTGGACGCCGTGCTTGCCGCCAAGCCGGGCGAGCGGCGCGAGTGCCGGGTCTGCGGTCCGCTCGGTCAGCCGGTAACGGCACACTGGGGATGGCTGGAGGATGGCACCGCGGTGATCGAAATGGCCGCTGCCAGTGGTTTGCACTGGGTGCCGCAGCGCAAGCGCGATGCAACCCGCACCACCAGTCGCGGCACCGGCGAGCTGGTGCGCGAGGCGCTTGAGGCCGGTGCGCGGAAGATCATTCTCGGCCTGGGCGGCAGCGCCACCAATGATGCCGGGCTCGGTTTGTTGCAAGCGCTGGGCGCACGCTTCCTGGATGCCCAGGGCGCCGATCTCGGCGCCGGCGGCGCGGCGCTGGGCACGCTGATGGCGATCGACCTGTCCGGCCTCGATCCGCGATTGCAACAGGTGGAAGTCGAAGTCGCCGCCGACGTGAACAATCCCCTTTGCGGGCCTCATGGCGCATCAGCGGTATTCGGTCCGCAGAAGGGCGCAAGTCCCGCGCAGGTGGAGCAGTTGGATGCGGCGCTGCGGCATTTCGCCGAGGTCGCCGCGCGAACCCTGGGCGAGGATCACAGCCTGTTCCCCGGCGTCGGGGCAGCAGGGGGGCTGGGCTTTGCCAGCCGGGCCTTCCTCAAGGCACGGTTCCGTCCTGGCATCGAACTGGTTGCCGAGTTGTCCGGGCTGGAGCAGGCCCTGCAAGGCGCCGCGCTGGTGATCACCGGGGAAGGTCGTCTGGATGGCCAGAGCCTTCACGGCAAGACGCCGGTGGGCGTGGCACGCCTGGCCCGTCGCGCCGGGGTGCCGGTGATTGCGCTGGCCGGCAGCCTGGGCGAGGGATTGGGCGGGTTGCGCGAGGAGGGGATCGAGGCAGCCTTCAGCCTGGTACCGGGGCCGATGAGTCTCGCACAGGCCTGTGCGCAGGCCGCAGTTGAGCTGGAGAGTCGCGCCGAGGCATTGGCGCGATTCTGGACGCTGGCTCAGGCGGCGCGGTAATCGTCGGCGGCTTGCTGCAGCCACTGTGGCAGGTCGCGGCGCTTGATGCGCTGGCGCTTGGCTTCTTCCAG of the Pseudomonas sp. PSE14 genome contains:
- a CDS encoding beta-galactosidase gives rise to the protein MTSMRWHLPLLLSLAIASAPAWAAGGNETLFNFVKPMAVVTVTTQNADLPSATAEATPEGEILRRVNFNPAPQPTLSLAPSSGSWDWSQADSVSLRIQNAMGWAITLEVAIEGVAGAPGLHASIALPPGPAQTLLIPLRATAPEDFGMRAGVPMPVTQDGQRLLLASKVTGELNRSQVGAVKLYLNSPKAAQDILLGRFGTNADGDQWRKAYTGIVDGFGQASRGDWPEKVKSVEQLASAWKAEGEQLKKQQPAAGRDAFGGLLDGPAFEGTGFFRTEKRNGRWWLVTPEGHSFWSLGVNAVNADSSQTYVEGREYMFASLPKEGDPLAAFYGQSDDRNGVGAQQGRAFGNGRWYDFYAANRFRADGGLTGDAAAAAWRERTLQRLGAWGFNSLGDWSDPAFAEEPRLPYSVPLSISGDYATVSTGYDWWGAMPDPFDPRFAMAAERAIAIAARDHREDAWLLGYYADNELAWAGRGDDEQSHYALAFGALKLSTDSPAKRAFIKQLKDKYKDHEALAEAWGVPIAAWEDLDAPGYQAPQPSAAHLAIAQDYSAFLRLYADQYFKTLKDALKWHAPNHLLLGPRFAVSTPEALASCAQYCDLLSFNLYVPLPHQGYDAAYLNSLDKPVLITEFHFGSRDRGPFWGGVAEVYNEQQRGEAYQRFLAEAVKAPNVVGAHWFQYLDQPVTGRLLDGENGHIGLVGITDLPFTGFVDAVRKANQQALKAIDEQARAAAKAAPEPKPTPVNDSGADEEQADSQ
- a CDS encoding serine hydrolase domain-containing protein, which translates into the protein MTLHGHCDHRFTPVADAFSALFEDPQERGAALCIQVGGETLVDLWAGSAGKEPGQDWQADTLLNLFSCTKTFAAVAALQLVGEGKLELDAPVARYWPEFAQAGKQAITVRQLLCHRAGLPAIREQLAPEALYDWSTMTAALAAETPWWTPGAEHGYAPITYGWLVGEVIRRVDGREPGTAIVARTAEPLGLDFHIGLDDAEFHRVAHIARGKGNLGDAAAQRLLKTMMTEPTALSTRAFTNPPSVLTSTNKPEWRRMQQPAANGHGNARSLAGFYSGLLQGKLLDETLLAELTREHAEGEDRTLLTCTRFGLGTMLDQPDVANATYGLGARAFGHPGAGGSIGFADPERELAFGFVTNTLGPYVLMDPRAQRLARIVGECL
- a CDS encoding OmpA family protein — its product is MKVLKISMLALCIGLSACSQFQSKDKDSTAAAPTAGSSHYWWPFGAESEATAVAPAVEKKPVEAPKVAAVGNKQQPGGHWWWPFGAEAGQTAGDTGAKVQDQQVSKEWLDQHEQALRTAVAGSKFTVERRENALVLIAPVDSSFNPKRPELLLPITLGPLGNVAKMLQNDPESGVLVLGHSDSSGDKALNDKVSLQRAQAVSSIFRLSGLGADRLRLKGVGSSLPRADNGSAEGRAQNRRVEVLLTQRTSLLALAQKN
- the pdxH gene encoding pyridoxamine 5'-phosphate oxidase → MAQTLADMRREYTRDGLNESQAPDEPFSLFHQWFEEAVKTEQLPVEPNAMMLATVDAQGQPHCRVLLLKGLDERGFTFFSNYESAKGQQLGENPRAAMTFFWPALERQVRIEGQVEKVSNEESAAYYRVRPLGSRLGAWASPQSRVIDGRGELEQLLAETERRFADSAPTCPEFWGGYRLLPSRIEFWQGRPSRLHDRLNFRVENGAWVRERLAP
- a CDS encoding glycerate kinase, with product MKVVIAPDSFKESLSAPEVAQAIARGWQRARPTDEVLLRPMADGGEGTVDAVLAAKPGERRECRVCGPLGQPVTAHWGWLEDGTAVIEMAAASGLHWVPQRKRDATRTTSRGTGELVREALEAGARKIILGLGGSATNDAGLGLLQALGARFLDAQGADLGAGGAALGTLMAIDLSGLDPRLQQVEVEVAADVNNPLCGPHGASAVFGPQKGASPAQVEQLDAALRHFAEVAARTLGEDHSLFPGVGAAGGLGFASRAFLKARFRPGIELVAELSGLEQALQGAALVITGEGRLDGQSLHGKTPVGVARLARRAGVPVIALAGSLGEGLGGLREEGIEAAFSLVPGPMSLAQACAQAAVELESRAEALARFWTLAQAAR